The Macaca thibetana thibetana isolate TM-01 chromosome 11, ASM2454274v1, whole genome shotgun sequence genome window below encodes:
- the BBS10 gene encoding Bardet-Biedl syndrome 10 protein — protein sequence MLSSMAATGSLKAALQVAEVLEAIVSCCMGPEGRQVLCTKPTGEVLLSRNGGRLLEALHLQHPIARMIVDCVSSHLKKTGDGAKTFIIFLCHLLRGLHAVTDREKDPLMCENIQTHGRHWKNCCQWKFISQALVTFQTQILDGIMDQYLSRHFLSIFSSAKERTLCRSSLELLLEAYFCGRVGRNNHKFISQLMCDYFFKCMTCKTGIDVFELVDDYFVELNVGVTGLPVSDSRIIAGLVLQKDFSVYCPADGDIRMVIVTETIQPLFSTSGSEFILNSEAQFQTSQFWIMEKTKAIMKHLRSQNVKLLLSSVKQPDLVIYYAGVNGISVVECLSSEEVSLIRRIIGLSPFVPPQAFSQCEISNTALVKFCKPLILRSKRYVHLGLIGTCTFIPHCVVLCGPVQGLIEQHEDALHGAFKMLRQLFKDLDLNYMTQTSDQNGTSSLFIYKNSGESYQAPDTGKGSIQRPYQDTVVENKDELEKTQTYLKVHSNLVISDVELETYIPYSTPTDTFETDETLKCLSLERNRLTDDYEPLLKNNSTAYSTRGNNRIDISYENLQVTNITGKGSMLPVSCKLQNMGASQSYLSSSMPAGCVLPVGGNFEILLHYYLLNYAKKCHQSEETMVSMIIANALLGIPRVLYKSKTGKYSFPHIYIRAVHALQTNQPLVSSQTGLESVTGKYQLLTSVLQCLTKILTIDLVITVKRHPQKVHNQDSEDEL from the exons ATGCTAAGTTCTATGGCCGCCACAGGGTCTTTGAAGGCGGCGTTGCAGGTGGCCGAGGTGCTGGAAGCCATCGTAAGCTGCTGCATGGGGCCCGAGGGACGGCAGGTTTTGTGTACGAAGCCGACTGGCGAGGTGCTTCTCAGCCGGAATGGAGGCCGCCTCCTGGAGGCGCTACACTTACAGCATCCCATAGCCAG GATGATAGTGGATTGTGTTTCcagtcatctcaaaaaaacaggaGATGGtgcaaaaacatttattatctttctttgcCATTTGCTTAGAGGACTTCATGCAGTCACAGACAGAGAAAAGGATCCTTTGATGTGTGAAAACATTCAAACCCATGGAAGGCATTGGAAAAATTGTTGTCAGTGGAAATTTATTTCCCAGGCTCTCGTAACGTTTCAGACACAAATATTAGACGGTATTATGGACCAGTACCTAAGTAGACACTTTTTGTCTATCTTTTCATCTGCTAAAGAGAGAACATTGTGTAGGAGCTCTTTAGAGTTGCTCTTAGAAGCATACTTTTGTGGAAGAGTGGGAAGAAATAATCACAAATTTATTTCACAGTTGATGTGTGACTACTTTTTCAAGTGTATGACTTGTAAAACTGGGATTGATGTGTTTGAGTTAGTGGATGACTATTTTGTAGAGTTGAATGTTGGTGTCACTGGCCTTCCTGTTTCAGATTCCAGGATCATAGCTGGTCTTGTGCTTCAGAAAGATTTTTCTGTGTACTGCCCAGCAGATGGTGACATACGAATGGTGATAGTAACAGAAACCATTCAGCCTCTTTTTTCCACTTCTGGGTCAGAGTTTATTCTAAATTCAGAAGCACAGTTTCAAACATCTCAATTTTGGATTATGGAAAAGACAAAAGCAATAATGAAACATCTACGTAGTCAGAATGTAAAATTGCTCCTATCTAGTGTGAAACAACCAGATTTAGTTATTTATTATGCAGGGGTGAATGGCATATCAGTGGTTGAGTGTTTATCATCAGAAGAAGTTTCTCTTATCCGGAGGATCATTGGTCTTTCTCCATTTGTACCACCACAGGCCTTTTCACAGTGTGAAATATCTAACACTGCTTTGGTGAAATTTTGTAAACCTCTTATCCTCAGATCCAAAAGATATGTTCATCTTGGCTTGATTGGCACGTGTACATTTATACCACACTGTGTAGTTCTTTGTGGACCAGTGCAGGGTCTCATTGAACAACATGAGGATGCTTTACATGGAGCATTTAAAATGCTTCGGCAATTATTTAAAGACCTTGATCTAAATTACATGACACAAACCAGTGACCAAAATGGCACTTcaagtctttttatttataagaacAGTGGAGAAAGTTATCAAGCACCAGATACTGGTAAGGGCTCAATACAAAGGCCTTATCAGGACACAGTTGTAGAGAACAAAGATGAATTGGAAAAAactcaaacatatttaaaagtacaTTCTAATTTGGTAATTTCAGATGTAGAATTAGAAACATATATTCCGTATTCAACCCCAACAGATACATTCGAAACAGATGAAACGCTGAAATGTTTGTCTTTGGAAAGAAACAGGCTAACTGATGATTATGAACCATTACTCAAAAACAATTCCACTGCTTATTCAACAAGAGGAAACAatagaatagacatttcttatgAAAATTTACAAGTCACAAATATTACTGGAAAGGGAAGCATGTTACCAGTGAGTTGTAAGTTACAGAATATGGGTGCTTCCCAGAGTTACCTTTCCTCATCTATGCCAGCTGGTTGTGTTTTGCCCGTAGGTGGTAATTTTGAGATCTTGTTACATTACTATCTTCTCAACTATGCCAAAAAATGCCATCAATCAGAAGAAACCATGGTTAGTATGATAATAGCTAATGCACTTTTAGGCATTCCCAGAGTCCTTTATAAATCTAAAACAGGAAAGTACAGctttccacatatatatataagagCTGTCCATGCACTGCAAACCAATCAACCCTTGGTAAGCAGTCAGACAGGTTTGGAATCAGTAACAGGTAAATACCAGCTACTAACTTCAGTCCTTCAGTGTTTGACAAAAATATTAACCATTGACTTGGTAATCACTGTTAAGAGACACCCTCAGAAAGTTCACAATCAAGATTCAGAAGATGAACTATAA